In Cottoperca gobio chromosome 1, fCotGob3.1, whole genome shotgun sequence, a genomic segment contains:
- the wfs1a gene encoding wolframin isoform X1, whose amino-acid sequence METDSPSTPTAVNTQGSCPVVDGPSLPSPIQTPPLVSNNLSTAHSHPTTSPSSTETTTEPQQLSYYSQVSTHTISCPPSVEGSKPLSPTEPSKPAPKPLSTKPSSPPPNCSSPQIPKMSSFSKLTSASFTSPSSACNTPTDSPTSSSTTASTVAPATSSTAPIKRTFSSLAKRVIIQERLRKAEEEDDDVEDDDEPEQDLSVEQMEEKAESGDARAQTRLGQHYLILAEEIDSERNNRLAVNWLIKAAKQGRKGAARALQRCWIQRKGITPENEAEMRKLATESRFELAVRKAAMMMYWKLNPERKKKVAVAEMLENVGQVNAVPVGGTASRSPVPTSGQTQQVLESMVNNESTQLVDLDDFVEMTKKYAQGIVPSTSQKNNQVTAKTESSEGQKAELVPSAYKKACKRSWSFGRGGIMLDNGQNGAMKKAMDMKSRLMILQYPLQGIIEMKQHLVDWASRAGVQWLSTAIPTQHVNALIFFFIISNLTVDLFAFVIPLLVFYLSFISMIICTLRVFQSSKTWENFRALTSLLTRFEPGLDVEQAETNFGWNNLEPYLYFILSVFFVIFSFPVADKGWIPCSELSTVAIFFTAVSYMSLSPTAAKYARRAMVIEVASSLCCLTQFLPEKMTVLRFLGRTFATLPLGESVVLKLSLPCLLYIYLFSLFFSMARMRGFRGIYCFLVPYLVCFMWCEFSVVLLQSSSAVGLMRTCVAYFLFLFALPVLAFGLAVMLFIQLFKWFLELELTKVIVTLVVCAIPVTLRLWTRFSMSILDVFHSLTHRGPVKLILLCISMVILFFSIYVYHAEGQKVYNSTLSWRQYSQVCGPPAWETKGIAQTQLFCSHLHGHRVTWNGRFKHVRVADTDNGAQSVINMLPVFMGDWLRCLYGETYPKCEPKNATVANITAANLAAGSASATYSLPILLRMEEEEELCQIKALAKHTCHIKRFDSQLFQVTVGMILDGSVEDPASDIILLASHEFKQVLLNLNPGNMVEFSTKLEGHLGAKAPAFELKAIHCLDCVSSLLTGGRQVKIEGDWRRTTMRALKFAFDFFFSPFLSAKINT is encoded by the exons ATGGAGACTGATTCCCCATCAACTCCAACTGCTGTCAACACCCAGGGGTCATGCCCTGTCGTGGATGgaccctctcttccctcccccaTACAGACTCCTCCTTTAGTCTCCAATAACCTCTCTACTGCTCACTCCCACCCCACCACATCTCCATCCTCAACAGAGACCACTACAGAACCCCAACAATTATCTTATTACTCTCAAGTATCCACTCACACCATCTCTTGCCCTCCTTCTGTAGAGGGGTCAAAGCCCTTAAGTCCCACTGAGCCCTCTAAACCTGCACCTAAACCTCTTTCCACTaaaccctcctctcctcctcctaatTGCTCTAGCCCTCAAATCCCCAAAATGTCATCCTTTTCCAAACTCACATCTGCCTCCTTTACATCTCCTAGCTCGGCCTGTAACACTCCAACAGATTCCCCTACTTCTTCCTCCACTACTGCTTCCACCGTGGCTCCTGCAACTTCTTCCACCGCCCCCATTAAACGCACCTTCTCCTCCTTGGCCAAGCGGGTGATAATACAGGAAAGACTTAGGAAAGCCGAGGAGGAAGACGATGATGTAGAAGATG ATGACGAACCAGAGCAAGATTTATCCGTGGAGCAGATGGAGGAGAAGGCCGAATCTGGTGATGCCAGAGCCCAGACCCGG cTGGGTCAGCACTACCTGATTCTTGCTGAAGAGATTGATTCAGAGCGAAATAATCGTCTGGCCGTTAATTGGCTGATTAAAGCCGCTAAACAGGGAAGAAAAGGTGCAGCGAGAGCACTGCAGCGCTGTTGGATTCAGAGAAAAG GAATCACTCCAGAGAATGAGGCCGAAATGCGCAAGTTGGCGACAGAGAGCAGGTTTGAGCTGGCAGTACGCAAAGCAGCCATGATGATGTACTGGAAACTCAatccagagaggaagaagaaggtggCTGTGGCTGAGATGCTGGAAAATGTCGGCCAGGTCAATGCAGTGCCAG TGGGTGGCACTGCTAGCAGGAGTCCTGTCCCAACCTCAGGCCAGACCCAGCAGGTATTGGAGAGCATGGTCAACAATGAGT ccaCTCAGTTGGTGGACCTGGACGACTTTGTTGAGATGACTAAAAAGTATGCGCAAGGTATTGTCCCCTCTACCTCCCAAAAGAACAACCAGGTCACAGCCAAGACTGAAAGCAGTGAGGGG cagAAAGCTGAGCTGGTCCCATCAGCTTACAAGAAGGCCTGTAAACGTTCTTGGAGTTTTGGCCGAGGCGGGATAATGCTGGACAATGGGCAGAATGGGGCCATGAAAAAAGCCATGGACATGAAATCCCGCTTAATG ATACTGCAGTACCCGCTGCAAGGCATTATTGAGATGAAACAGCACCTGGTGGACTGGGCGTCGCGGGCCGGTGTCCAGTGGCTAAGCACAGCCATCCCGACGCAACACGTCAACGcacttattttcttcttcatcatcagcaACCTGACAGTTGACTTGTTTGCTTTTGTAATCCCCTTGCTTGTCTTCtacctctccttcatctccatGATCATCTGCACTTTGCGGGTTTTCCAAAGCAGCAAG ACTTGGGAGAACTTCAGAGCCCTGACATCTCTGCTGACACGTTTTGAACCCGGCCTGGATGTGGAGCAGGCAGAGACCAACTTTGGCTGGAACAACCTTGAACCGTACCTCTATTTtattctgtctgttttcttcGTCATTTTCTCCTTCCCTGTAGCTGACAAGGGCTGGATCCCCTGTTCTGAACTCTCCACTGTGGCCATCTTCTTCACAGCTGTCAGCTACATGAGCCTCAGCCCCACCGCTGCGAAGTACGCACGTCGGGCAATGGTCATAGAG GTTGCATCATCTCTGTGCTGCCTGACCCAGTTCCTGCCAGAGAAAATGACAGTGCTTCGTTTCCTGGGGCGCACCTTCGCCACACTGCCACTAGGGGAGTCAGTGGTGCTGAAGCTCAGTCTCCCCTGCCTGCTGTATATTTACctgttctctctgttcttcAG CATGGCCAGGATGCGTGGTTTCAGAGGGATTTACTGCTTCCTTGTTCCATACCTTGTGTGCTTCATGTGGTGTGAGTTCTCTGTGGTGCTCCTACAGAGTTCCTCTGCAGTGGGTCTAATGCGCACCTGTGTGGCCTactttctcttcctgtttgcTCTTCCTGTTCTGGCTTTTGGCCTCGCTGTCATGCTCTTCATCCAGCTTTTCAAGTGGTTCCTCGAACTTGAACTGACGAAGGTGATTGTGACTCTGGTAGTTTGTGCTATCCCTGTCACCCTGCGGCTGTGGACGCGGTTCAGCATGTCTATTCTGGATGTCTTCCACTCACTGACCCACCGTGGCCCAGTCAAACTCATCTTACTCTGTATCTCCATGGTGATCCTGTTCTTCTCTATCTATGTGTACCATGCAGAGGGACAGAAGGTGTACAATTCCACTCTGAGTTGGAGACAGTACAGCCAGGTGTGCGGGCCACCTGCCTGGGAAACTAAAGGCATAGCCCAGACACAGCTCTTCTGTAGCCACCTGCACGGACACAGAGTCACCTGGAATGGGCGTTTCAAGCACGTCCGTGTGGCCGACACAGACAACGGGGCACAGTCGGTCATCAACATGTTGCCAGTGTTCATGGGAGACTGGCTGCGCTGCCTGTATGGAGAGACGTATCCCAAATGTGAGCCAAAGAATGCTACAGTTGCAAACATAACAGCTGCCAATTTGGCAGCCGGGTCTGCATCAGCTACTTATTCACTGCCCATACTGCTCCGTatggaagaagaggaagagttgTGTCAGATCAAGGCTCTGGCTAAACACACCTGCCATATCAAACGCTTTGACAGCCAACTCTTTCAGGTGACAGTAGGGATGATCCTGGATGGAAGTGTGGAGGACCCGGCAAGCGATATAATCCTATTAGCAAGCCATGAGTTCAAACAAGTTCTGCTAAACCTAAACCCTGGTAATATGGTGGAATTCAGCACAAAGCTGGAGGGCCATCTAGGAGCCAAAGCTCCGGCCTTCGAGCTGAAGGCGATCCACTGTCTGGACTGTGTTTCGTCACTGCTGACTGGAGGCAGGCAGGTGAAGATAGAGGGAGACTGGAGACGCACCACAATGAGAGCCCTGAAGTTTGCAtttgattttttcttttctcccttccTGTCAGCAAAAATCAACACCTGA
- the wfs1a gene encoding wolframin isoform X2 produces METDSPSTPTAVNTQGSCPVVDGPSLPSPIQTPPLVSNNLSTAHSHPTTSPSSTETTTEPQQLSYYSQVSTHTISCPPSVEGSKPLSPTEPSKPAPKPLSTKPSSPPPNCSSPQIPKMSSFSKLTSASFTSPSSACNTPTDSPTSSSTTASTVAPATSSTAPIKRTFSSLAKRVIIQERLRKAEEEDDDVEDDDEPEQDLSVEQMEEKAESGDARAQTRLGQHYLILAEEIDSERNNRLAVNWLIKAAKQGRKGAARALQRCWIQRKGITPENEAEMRKLATESRFELAVRKAAMMMYWKLNPERKKKVAVAEMLENVGQVNAVPVGGTASRSPVPTSGQTQQVLESMVNNESTQLVDLDDFVEMTKKYAQGIVPSTSQKNNQVTAKTESSEGKAELVPSAYKKACKRSWSFGRGGIMLDNGQNGAMKKAMDMKSRLMILQYPLQGIIEMKQHLVDWASRAGVQWLSTAIPTQHVNALIFFFIISNLTVDLFAFVIPLLVFYLSFISMIICTLRVFQSSKTWENFRALTSLLTRFEPGLDVEQAETNFGWNNLEPYLYFILSVFFVIFSFPVADKGWIPCSELSTVAIFFTAVSYMSLSPTAAKYARRAMVIEVASSLCCLTQFLPEKMTVLRFLGRTFATLPLGESVVLKLSLPCLLYIYLFSLFFSMARMRGFRGIYCFLVPYLVCFMWCEFSVVLLQSSSAVGLMRTCVAYFLFLFALPVLAFGLAVMLFIQLFKWFLELELTKVIVTLVVCAIPVTLRLWTRFSMSILDVFHSLTHRGPVKLILLCISMVILFFSIYVYHAEGQKVYNSTLSWRQYSQVCGPPAWETKGIAQTQLFCSHLHGHRVTWNGRFKHVRVADTDNGAQSVINMLPVFMGDWLRCLYGETYPKCEPKNATVANITAANLAAGSASATYSLPILLRMEEEEELCQIKALAKHTCHIKRFDSQLFQVTVGMILDGSVEDPASDIILLASHEFKQVLLNLNPGNMVEFSTKLEGHLGAKAPAFELKAIHCLDCVSSLLTGGRQVKIEGDWRRTTMRALKFAFDFFFSPFLSAKINT; encoded by the exons ATGGAGACTGATTCCCCATCAACTCCAACTGCTGTCAACACCCAGGGGTCATGCCCTGTCGTGGATGgaccctctcttccctcccccaTACAGACTCCTCCTTTAGTCTCCAATAACCTCTCTACTGCTCACTCCCACCCCACCACATCTCCATCCTCAACAGAGACCACTACAGAACCCCAACAATTATCTTATTACTCTCAAGTATCCACTCACACCATCTCTTGCCCTCCTTCTGTAGAGGGGTCAAAGCCCTTAAGTCCCACTGAGCCCTCTAAACCTGCACCTAAACCTCTTTCCACTaaaccctcctctcctcctcctaatTGCTCTAGCCCTCAAATCCCCAAAATGTCATCCTTTTCCAAACTCACATCTGCCTCCTTTACATCTCCTAGCTCGGCCTGTAACACTCCAACAGATTCCCCTACTTCTTCCTCCACTACTGCTTCCACCGTGGCTCCTGCAACTTCTTCCACCGCCCCCATTAAACGCACCTTCTCCTCCTTGGCCAAGCGGGTGATAATACAGGAAAGACTTAGGAAAGCCGAGGAGGAAGACGATGATGTAGAAGATG ATGACGAACCAGAGCAAGATTTATCCGTGGAGCAGATGGAGGAGAAGGCCGAATCTGGTGATGCCAGAGCCCAGACCCGG cTGGGTCAGCACTACCTGATTCTTGCTGAAGAGATTGATTCAGAGCGAAATAATCGTCTGGCCGTTAATTGGCTGATTAAAGCCGCTAAACAGGGAAGAAAAGGTGCAGCGAGAGCACTGCAGCGCTGTTGGATTCAGAGAAAAG GAATCACTCCAGAGAATGAGGCCGAAATGCGCAAGTTGGCGACAGAGAGCAGGTTTGAGCTGGCAGTACGCAAAGCAGCCATGATGATGTACTGGAAACTCAatccagagaggaagaagaaggtggCTGTGGCTGAGATGCTGGAAAATGTCGGCCAGGTCAATGCAGTGCCAG TGGGTGGCACTGCTAGCAGGAGTCCTGTCCCAACCTCAGGCCAGACCCAGCAGGTATTGGAGAGCATGGTCAACAATGAGT ccaCTCAGTTGGTGGACCTGGACGACTTTGTTGAGATGACTAAAAAGTATGCGCAAGGTATTGTCCCCTCTACCTCCCAAAAGAACAACCAGGTCACAGCCAAGACTGAAAGCAGTGAGGGG AAAGCTGAGCTGGTCCCATCAGCTTACAAGAAGGCCTGTAAACGTTCTTGGAGTTTTGGCCGAGGCGGGATAATGCTGGACAATGGGCAGAATGGGGCCATGAAAAAAGCCATGGACATGAAATCCCGCTTAATG ATACTGCAGTACCCGCTGCAAGGCATTATTGAGATGAAACAGCACCTGGTGGACTGGGCGTCGCGGGCCGGTGTCCAGTGGCTAAGCACAGCCATCCCGACGCAACACGTCAACGcacttattttcttcttcatcatcagcaACCTGACAGTTGACTTGTTTGCTTTTGTAATCCCCTTGCTTGTCTTCtacctctccttcatctccatGATCATCTGCACTTTGCGGGTTTTCCAAAGCAGCAAG ACTTGGGAGAACTTCAGAGCCCTGACATCTCTGCTGACACGTTTTGAACCCGGCCTGGATGTGGAGCAGGCAGAGACCAACTTTGGCTGGAACAACCTTGAACCGTACCTCTATTTtattctgtctgttttcttcGTCATTTTCTCCTTCCCTGTAGCTGACAAGGGCTGGATCCCCTGTTCTGAACTCTCCACTGTGGCCATCTTCTTCACAGCTGTCAGCTACATGAGCCTCAGCCCCACCGCTGCGAAGTACGCACGTCGGGCAATGGTCATAGAG GTTGCATCATCTCTGTGCTGCCTGACCCAGTTCCTGCCAGAGAAAATGACAGTGCTTCGTTTCCTGGGGCGCACCTTCGCCACACTGCCACTAGGGGAGTCAGTGGTGCTGAAGCTCAGTCTCCCCTGCCTGCTGTATATTTACctgttctctctgttcttcAG CATGGCCAGGATGCGTGGTTTCAGAGGGATTTACTGCTTCCTTGTTCCATACCTTGTGTGCTTCATGTGGTGTGAGTTCTCTGTGGTGCTCCTACAGAGTTCCTCTGCAGTGGGTCTAATGCGCACCTGTGTGGCCTactttctcttcctgtttgcTCTTCCTGTTCTGGCTTTTGGCCTCGCTGTCATGCTCTTCATCCAGCTTTTCAAGTGGTTCCTCGAACTTGAACTGACGAAGGTGATTGTGACTCTGGTAGTTTGTGCTATCCCTGTCACCCTGCGGCTGTGGACGCGGTTCAGCATGTCTATTCTGGATGTCTTCCACTCACTGACCCACCGTGGCCCAGTCAAACTCATCTTACTCTGTATCTCCATGGTGATCCTGTTCTTCTCTATCTATGTGTACCATGCAGAGGGACAGAAGGTGTACAATTCCACTCTGAGTTGGAGACAGTACAGCCAGGTGTGCGGGCCACCTGCCTGGGAAACTAAAGGCATAGCCCAGACACAGCTCTTCTGTAGCCACCTGCACGGACACAGAGTCACCTGGAATGGGCGTTTCAAGCACGTCCGTGTGGCCGACACAGACAACGGGGCACAGTCGGTCATCAACATGTTGCCAGTGTTCATGGGAGACTGGCTGCGCTGCCTGTATGGAGAGACGTATCCCAAATGTGAGCCAAAGAATGCTACAGTTGCAAACATAACAGCTGCCAATTTGGCAGCCGGGTCTGCATCAGCTACTTATTCACTGCCCATACTGCTCCGTatggaagaagaggaagagttgTGTCAGATCAAGGCTCTGGCTAAACACACCTGCCATATCAAACGCTTTGACAGCCAACTCTTTCAGGTGACAGTAGGGATGATCCTGGATGGAAGTGTGGAGGACCCGGCAAGCGATATAATCCTATTAGCAAGCCATGAGTTCAAACAAGTTCTGCTAAACCTAAACCCTGGTAATATGGTGGAATTCAGCACAAAGCTGGAGGGCCATCTAGGAGCCAAAGCTCCGGCCTTCGAGCTGAAGGCGATCCACTGTCTGGACTGTGTTTCGTCACTGCTGACTGGAGGCAGGCAGGTGAAGATAGAGGGAGACTGGAGACGCACCACAATGAGAGCCCTGAAGTTTGCAtttgattttttcttttctcccttccTGTCAGCAAAAATCAACACCTGA